In Pseudomonas sp. Leaf58, one DNA window encodes the following:
- the tatA gene encoding twin-arginine translocase TatA/TatE family subunit, which produces MGGIGIWQLVIVLLIVLLLFGSKRLKGLGSDVGEAIQGFRKSMGGDHDTRAPGHTQVQQQCPLTGPAAQQQQQPDRQA; this is translated from the coding sequence ATGGGTGGCATTGGAATCTGGCAACTGGTGATCGTATTGCTGATCGTCTTGCTGCTGTTTGGTAGCAAGCGCCTCAAGGGCTTGGGCAGTGATGTCGGCGAAGCGATCCAGGGTTTTCGCAAGTCCATGGGCGGTGACCATGACACCCGCGCCCCCGGCCACACGCAGGTCCAGCAGCAGTGCCCGCTGACCGGCCCAGCTGCCCAGCAGCAACAGCAACCGGACCGCCAGGCCTGA
- the purL gene encoding phosphoribosylformylglycinamidine synthase, producing the protein MLILRGAPALSAFRHGKLLEQLSQKVPAVTGLYAEFAHFADVDGELTAEQQQVLGRLLKYGPSVPVQEPSGRLFLVVPRLGTISPWASKASDIAHNCGLQSIQRLERGIAYYVAGTLSDADVALIAAELHDRMTQRVLGQLEQAADLFSHAQPKPMTSVDILAGGRDALAKANIDLGLALAEDEIDYLVNAFQGLARNPNDIELMMFAQANSEHCRHKIFNASWDIDGQAQEKSLFGMIKNTYQMHSEGVLSAYKDNASVIVGNVAGRFFPNPETRQYGAVQEPVHILMKVETHNHPTAIAPFSGASTGSGGEIRDEGATGRGAKPKAGLTGFTVSNLRIPGFEQPWEKAYGKPERIVDALDIMIEGPLGGAAFNNEFGRPALTGYFRTFEQAINTPHGEEVRGYHKPIMLAGGMGNIREDHVQKGEITVGAKLIVLGGPAMLIGLGGGAASSVATGASSADLDFASVQRENPEMERRCQEVIDRCWQLGDANPIAFIHDVGAGGISNAFPELVNDGGRGGRFELRNVPNDEPGMAPHEIWSNESQERYVLAVSAVDFERFQAICERERCPFAVVGEATEEPHLTVSDSHFGNTPVDMPLDVLLGKPPRMHRSVTREAELGDDFDPSELDLDNAVQRVLNHPAVASKSFLITIGDRTITGLVARDQMVGPWQVPVADCAVTATSFDVYTGEAMAMGERTPLALLDAPASGRMAIGETLTNLAASRIEKLSDIKLSANWMSAAGHPGEDARLYDTVKAVGMELCPELGITIPVGKDSMSMKTKWSEEGVDKSVTSPMSLIITGFAPVTDIRKTLTPELRMDKGETDLILIDLGRGKNRMGASILAQTYGKIAAQAPDVDDAEDLKAFFAVIQGLNEDGHLLAYHDRSDGGLATTVLEMAFAGHCGLDLHLDPLTDSKGDVPAILFNEELGAVIQVRQDATPDVLAQFSAAGLGEGCVAVIGKPVNNAEVSISLNGEVLFDDDRRMLQRQWAETSYQIQRLRDNADCADQEFDLLLEEDNPGLSVKLGFDVNDDIAAPYIKKGIRPQVAILREQGVNGQVEMAAAFDRAGFAAIDVHMSDILAGRVDFEAFKGLVACGGFSYGDVLGAGEGWAKSALFNSRARDAFQAFFERTDSFALGVCNGCQMMSNLHELIPGTEHWPHFVRNRSEQFEARVAMVEVQKSNSIFLQGMAGSRMPIAIAHGEGHAEFASEEALLAADLSGCVALRYVDNHGKVTEAYPANPNGSPRGITGLTSRDGRVTIMMPHPERMFRAVQNSWRPDDWQEDAALMRMFRNARVWVN; encoded by the coding sequence ATGTTGATCCTGCGCGGCGCTCCTGCCCTTTCTGCCTTTCGCCACGGTAAATTACTCGAGCAACTGAGCCAGAAAGTCCCCGCTGTTACTGGTTTGTATGCCGAATTTGCCCACTTCGCCGATGTCGACGGCGAGCTGACCGCCGAGCAGCAGCAGGTGCTGGGCCGTCTGCTCAAGTACGGCCCGAGCGTGCCGGTACAGGAACCTAGCGGTCGCCTGTTCCTGGTCGTGCCGCGCCTGGGCACCATTTCGCCTTGGGCCAGCAAGGCCAGCGACATCGCCCACAACTGCGGCCTGCAGTCGATCCAGCGCCTGGAGCGCGGTATCGCCTACTACGTTGCCGGCACCCTGAGCGACGCTGACGTCGCCCTGATCGCCGCCGAACTGCACGACCGCATGACCCAGCGTGTGCTCGGCCAGCTGGAGCAGGCCGCTGACCTGTTCAGCCACGCCCAGCCCAAGCCGATGACCTCGGTCGATATCCTGGCGGGCGGCCGCGACGCCCTGGCCAAGGCCAACATCGACCTGGGCCTGGCCCTGGCCGAAGACGAGATCGACTACCTGGTCAATGCCTTCCAAGGCCTTGCGCGCAACCCGAACGACATCGAACTGATGATGTTCGCCCAGGCCAACTCCGAGCACTGCCGCCACAAGATTTTCAACGCCAGTTGGGACATCGACGGCCAGGCTCAGGAAAAGAGCCTGTTCGGCATGATCAAGAACACCTACCAGATGCACAGCGAAGGCGTACTGTCGGCATACAAGGACAACGCCTCGGTCATCGTCGGCAATGTTGCTGGCCGTTTCTTCCCGAACCCTGAAACCCGCCAGTACGGTGCGGTGCAGGAGCCGGTGCACATCCTGATGAAGGTGGAAACGCACAACCACCCAACCGCCATCGCCCCGTTCTCCGGCGCCTCCACTGGCTCCGGCGGCGAAATCCGCGACGAGGGTGCTACCGGCCGTGGCGCCAAGCCAAAGGCTGGCCTGACCGGTTTCACCGTGTCCAACCTGCGTATCCCAGGCTTCGAACAGCCATGGGAAAAGGCCTACGGCAAACCTGAGCGCATCGTCGATGCCCTCGACATCATGATCGAAGGCCCTCTGGGCGGCGCGGCGTTCAACAACGAATTCGGTCGCCCGGCCCTGACCGGTTACTTCCGCACCTTCGAGCAAGCCATCAACACCCCGCACGGTGAAGAAGTGCGCGGCTACCACAAGCCGATCATGCTCGCCGGTGGCATGGGCAATATCCGTGAAGACCACGTGCAGAAGGGCGAGATCACCGTCGGCGCCAAGCTGATCGTGCTTGGCGGCCCGGCCATGCTGATCGGCCTGGGCGGCGGTGCTGCTTCGTCGGTTGCCACCGGTGCCAGCTCGGCAGACCTGGACTTCGCTTCGGTACAGCGTGAAAACCCTGAGATGGAGCGCCGTTGCCAGGAGGTCATCGACCGCTGCTGGCAGCTGGGCGATGCTAACCCGATCGCCTTCATCCACGACGTCGGCGCCGGCGGTATCTCCAACGCCTTCCCCGAGCTGGTCAACGACGGTGGCCGTGGTGGCCGCTTCGAGCTGCGCAACGTGCCCAACGACGAGCCGGGCATGGCCCCGCACGAAATCTGGAGCAACGAATCGCAGGAACGCTACGTGCTGGCCGTCAGCGCGGTCGACTTCGAGCGTTTCCAGGCCATCTGCGAACGTGAGCGCTGCCCGTTCGCCGTGGTGGGGGAAGCGACTGAAGAGCCGCACCTGACCGTCAGCGACAGCCACTTCGGCAACACCCCGGTGGACATGCCGCTCGACGTGCTGCTGGGCAAGCCGCCGCGCATGCACCGTTCGGTTACCCGTGAAGCCGAGCTGGGCGATGACTTCGACCCGAGCGAACTGGACCTGGACAACGCCGTCCAGCGCGTGCTCAACCACCCGGCTGTGGCCAGCAAGAGCTTCCTGATCACCATCGGCGACCGCACCATCACCGGCCTGGTTGCCCGCGACCAAATGGTCGGCCCGTGGCAGGTACCGGTGGCCGACTGCGCCGTCACCGCCACCAGCTTCGACGTTTATACCGGTGAAGCCATGGCCATGGGCGAGCGTACCCCGCTGGCCCTGCTGGATGCTCCGGCGTCCGGTCGTATGGCGATTGGCGAGACCCTGACCAACCTGGCCGCTTCGCGCATCGAGAAACTGTCCGACATCAAACTGTCGGCCAACTGGATGTCCGCCGCCGGTCACCCAGGCGAAGATGCTCGCCTGTACGACACCGTCAAGGCCGTCGGCATGGAGCTGTGCCCGGAGCTGGGCATTACCATCCCGGTCGGCAAAGACTCGATGTCGATGAAGACCAAGTGGAGTGAAGAGGGCGTCGACAAGAGCGTCACCTCGCCGATGTCGCTGATCATCACCGGCTTTGCCCCGGTCACCGACATCCGCAAAACCCTCACCCCGGAACTGCGCATGGACAAGGGCGAAACCGACCTTATCCTGATCGACCTGGGCCGCGGCAAGAACCGCATGGGCGCCTCGATCCTGGCCCAGACCTACGGCAAGATCGCTGCCCAGGCACCAGACGTCGACGACGCCGAGGACCTGAAAGCCTTCTTCGCCGTGATCCAGGGCTTGAACGAAGATGGCCACCTGCTGGCCTACCACGACCGTTCTGACGGCGGCCTGGCCACCACCGTGCTGGAAATGGCCTTTGCCGGCCACTGCGGCCTCGACCTGCACCTCGACCCGCTGACCGACAGCAAGGGCGACGTGCCGGCCATCCTGTTCAACGAAGAGCTGGGTGCAGTGATCCAGGTTCGCCAGGATGCCACCCCGGACGTACTGGCACAGTTCAGCGCTGCTGGCCTGGGCGAAGGTTGCGTTGCGGTGATCGGCAAGCCGGTCAACAACGCTGAAGTGTCCATCAGCCTGAACGGCGAAGTGCTGTTCGATGACGACCGCCGCATGCTGCAGCGCCAGTGGGCCGAAACCAGCTACCAGATCCAGCGCCTGCGCGACAACGCCGACTGCGCCGATCAGGAATTCGACCTGCTGCTCGAGGAAGATAACCCGGGCCTGTCGGTGAAGCTGGGCTTCGACGTCAACGACGACATCGCCGCACCGTACATCAAGAAGGGCATCCGCCCGCAAGTGGCGATCCTGCGCGAGCAGGGCGTCAACGGCCAGGTCGAGATGGCAGCCGCCTTCGACCGCGCCGGCTTCGCCGCTATCGACGTGCACATGAGCGACATCCTCGCTGGCCGTGTCGACTTCGAAGCCTTCAAGGGCCTGGTTGCCTGCGGTGGCTTCTCCTACGGTGACGTGCTGGGTGCCGGTGAAGGCTGGGCCAAGTCGGCGCTGTTCAACAGCCGCGCCCGCGATGCCTTCCAGGCCTTCTTCGAGCGTACCGACAGCTTCGCCCTGGGCGTGTGCAACGGTTGCCAGATGATGTCCAACCTGCACGAACTGATCCCGGGCACCGAGCACTGGCCGCACTTCGTGCGCAACCGCTCGGAGCAGTTCGAGGCACGGGTGGCCATGGTCGAAGTGCAGAAGTCCAACTCGATCTTCCTGCAGGGCATGGCCGGTTCGCGCATGCCGATCGCCATCGCCCACGGTGAAGGCCATGCCGAGTTCGCCAGCGAAGAAGCCTTGCTGGCAGCCGACCTGTCCGGTTGCGTGGCGCTGCGCTACGTCGACAACCACGGCAAGGTCACCGAAGCCTACCCAGCCAACCCGAACGGCTCGCCGCGCGGTATCACTGGCCTCACCAGCCGCGATGGCCGTGTGACCATCATGATGCCGCACCCGGAGCGTATGTTCCGTGCTGTACAGAACTCCTGGCGCCCGGATGATTGGCAAGAAGACGCCGCGCTGATGCGTATGTTCCGTAACGCACGGGTTTGGGTGAACTAA
- the guaB gene encoding IMP dehydrogenase, with translation MLRISQEALTFDDILLVPGYSEVLPNEVSLKTRLTRGIELNIPLVSAAMDTVTEARLAIAMAQEGGIGIIHKNMTIEQQASEVRKVKKFEAGVVKDPITIDADATVRDLFELTRLNNISGVPVLANGDLVGIVTSRDVRFENRLEAKVRDVMTPKERLVTVREGANKNEVRELLHKHRLEKVLIVDDKFNLKGMMTVKDIEKAKAYPLASKDDQGRLRVGAAVGTGKDTGERVAALVAAGVDVVVVDTAHGHSKGVIDRVRWVKETYPQVQVIGGNIATGAAAKALAEAGADAVKVGIGPGSICTTRIVAGVGVPQISAIANVAAALEGTGVPLIADGGIRFSGDLSKAIVAGASCVMMGSMFAGTEEAPGEVELFQGRSYKAYRGMGSLGAMAQAQGSSDRYFQDSSAGAEKLVPEGIEGRVPYKGALAAIIHQLMGGLRSSMGYTGSATIEEMRTKPEFVRITGAGMAESHVHDVQITKEAPNYRVG, from the coding sequence ATGCTGCGTATCAGCCAAGAAGCCCTGACCTTCGACGATATCCTCCTTGTACCAGGTTATTCCGAGGTACTGCCTAATGAAGTCAGTCTCAAGACCCGTTTGACCCGTGGCATCGAGCTGAACATTCCGCTGGTTTCCGCCGCCATGGATACCGTGACCGAAGCGCGCCTGGCCATTGCCATGGCCCAGGAAGGCGGCATCGGCATCATCCACAAGAACATGACCATCGAGCAGCAGGCCAGCGAAGTTCGCAAGGTCAAGAAGTTCGAGGCTGGCGTGGTCAAGGACCCGATCACCATCGACGCCGACGCCACCGTGCGCGACCTGTTCGAGCTGACCCGCCTGAACAACATCTCCGGCGTGCCGGTGCTGGCGAACGGCGACCTGGTCGGCATCGTCACCTCCCGTGACGTGCGCTTCGAAAACCGTCTGGAAGCCAAGGTTCGCGACGTGATGACGCCGAAAGAGCGTCTGGTCACCGTCCGCGAAGGCGCCAACAAAAACGAAGTCCGCGAGCTGCTGCACAAGCACCGCCTGGAAAAAGTCCTGATCGTTGACGACAAGTTCAACCTCAAGGGCATGATGACCGTCAAGGACATCGAAAAGGCCAAGGCCTACCCGCTGGCCAGCAAGGACGACCAGGGTCGCCTGCGTGTTGGCGCCGCCGTCGGCACCGGCAAGGACACCGGTGAGCGCGTTGCCGCCCTGGTGGCTGCTGGCGTTGACGTGGTGGTAGTCGACACCGCCCACGGTCACTCCAAAGGCGTGATCGATCGCGTGCGCTGGGTGAAGGAAACCTACCCGCAAGTGCAGGTGATCGGCGGCAACATCGCCACCGGCGCCGCTGCCAAGGCCCTGGCTGAAGCCGGCGCCGACGCCGTCAAGGTCGGTATCGGCCCAGGCTCCATCTGCACCACCCGTATCGTTGCCGGTGTCGGCGTGCCGCAAATCAGCGCCATCGCCAACGTTGCCGCAGCACTGGAAGGCACTGGCGTCCCACTGATCGCCGACGGCGGCATCCGCTTCTCCGGTGACCTGTCCAAGGCCATCGTTGCCGGTGCTTCCTGCGTGATGATGGGTTCGATGTTCGCCGGTACCGAAGAAGCACCGGGTGAAGTCGAGCTGTTCCAGGGCCGTTCCTACAAGGCCTACCGCGGCATGGGCTCGCTGGGCGCCATGGCACAGGCGCAAGGCTCGTCCGACCGTTACTTCCAGGACTCCTCGGCCGGCGCCGAGAAGCTGGTACCGGAAGGCATCGAAGGCCGCGTTCCCTACAAGGGCGCCCTGGCTGCGATCATCCACCAGCTGATGGGCGGCCTGCGTTCGTCCATGGGTTACACCGGCAGCGCAACCATCGAAGAGATGCGCACCAAGCCGGAATTCGTGCGCATCACCGGTGCCGGCATGGCCGAGTCCCACGTGCATGACGTGCAGATCACCAAAGAAGCCCCTAACTACCGCGTAGGCTGA
- the guaA gene encoding glutamine-hydrolyzing GMP synthase: MALDIHAHRILILDFGSQYTQLIARRVREIGVYCELHPFDMADEAIREFNPRGIILAGGPESVHQANSPRAPQAVFDLNVPVLGICYGMQTMAEQMGGKVAGSDLREFGYARVDVVGKSRLLDGIEDHVDADGVLGLDVWMSHGDKVTQMPADFHVLASTPSCPIAGMFDDARGYYGVQFHPEVTHTKQGGRILSRFVQDICGCEALWTPSNIVEDAIAQVREQVGSANVLLGLSGGVDSSVVAALLHRAIGDQLTCVFVDNGLLRLHEGDQVMAMFKENMGVKVIRADAEKQFLDNLEGEADPEKKRKIIGRTFIDIFDAEASKLDNIQFLAQGTIYPDVIESAGAKSGKAHVIKSHHNVGGLPEEMNLKLVEPLRELFKDEVRKIGLELGLPYDMVYRHPFPGPGLGVRILGEVKKEYADILRRADHIFIEELRKADWYHKTSQAFVVFQPVKSVGVVGDGRRYAWVVALRAVETVDFMTARWAHLPYELLETVSGRIINEIEGISRVTYDVSSKPPATIEWE; encoded by the coding sequence ATGGCCCTCGACATTCACGCTCACCGCATCCTGATCCTCGATTTCGGTTCGCAGTACACCCAGCTGATCGCCCGCCGCGTGCGCGAAATCGGCGTGTATTGCGAACTGCACCCGTTCGACATGGCCGATGAAGCGATCCGCGAATTCAACCCGCGCGGCATCATCCTCGCCGGCGGCCCCGAGTCGGTCCACCAAGCCAATAGCCCGCGTGCCCCGCAGGCCGTGTTCGACCTGAACGTACCGGTGCTGGGCATCTGCTACGGCATGCAGACCATGGCCGAGCAGATGGGCGGCAAGGTCGCAGGTTCCGACCTGCGTGAATTCGGTTATGCCCGCGTAGACGTGGTCGGCAAGAGCCGCCTGCTCGACGGCATCGAAGACCACGTTGACGCTGACGGCGTGCTGGGCCTGGACGTGTGGATGAGCCACGGTGACAAGGTCACCCAGATGCCGGCTGACTTCCACGTGCTGGCCAGCACTCCGAGCTGCCCGATCGCCGGCATGTTCGACGATGCCCGCGGCTACTACGGTGTGCAATTCCACCCGGAAGTGACCCACACCAAGCAGGGCGGTCGCATTCTGTCCCGCTTCGTGCAAGACATCTGCGGCTGTGAAGCCCTGTGGACCCCGTCCAACATCGTCGAAGACGCCATCGCCCAGGTGCGTGAGCAAGTGGGTTCGGCCAACGTCCTGCTGGGCCTGTCTGGCGGCGTCGACAGCTCGGTGGTTGCCGCGCTGCTGCACCGCGCCATCGGCGACCAGCTGACCTGCGTGTTTGTCGACAACGGCCTGCTGCGCCTGCACGAAGGCGACCAGGTGATGGCCATGTTCAAGGAGAACATGGGCGTCAAGGTAATCCGCGCCGACGCTGAAAAGCAGTTCCTCGACAACCTGGAAGGCGAAGCCGACCCGGAGAAGAAGCGCAAGATCATCGGCCGCACCTTCATCGACATCTTCGATGCCGAAGCCAGCAAGCTGGACAACATCCAGTTCCTCGCCCAGGGCACCATCTACCCAGACGTGATCGAGTCGGCTGGCGCCAAGAGCGGCAAGGCCCACGTGATCAAGTCGCACCACAACGTCGGCGGCCTGCCAGAGGAAATGAACCTCAAGCTGGTCGAGCCACTGCGTGAGCTGTTCAAGGACGAAGTACGCAAGATCGGCCTGGAGCTGGGCCTGCCGTACGACATGGTCTATCGCCACCCGTTCCCGGGCCCGGGCCTGGGTGTGCGTATCCTCGGTGAAGTGAAGAAGGAATACGCCGACATCCTGCGTCGCGCCGACCACATCTTCATCGAAGAGCTGCGCAAGGCTGACTGGTACCACAAGACCAGCCAGGCATTCGTGGTGTTCCAGCCAGTGAAGTCGGTTGGTGTTGTTGGCGATGGCCGTCGCTACGCCTGGGTCGTGGCCCTGCGTGCCGTCGAGACCGTGGACTTCATGACCGCGCGTTGGGCACACCTGCCGTACGAGCTGCTGGAAACCGTCAGCGGCCGTATCATCAACGAAATCGAAGGCATCTCGCGCGTTACCTACGACGTGTCGAGCAAGCCGCCGGCCACCATCGAGTGGGAATAA
- a CDS encoding multicopper oxidase family protein, whose amino-acid sequence MSFTRRQMLKGLTGLVVVGLGAGGAARYWLGKVEDDNAGHDYELIAAPLDVELVPGFKTQAWAFGPSAPGTELRVRQGTWLRVRFINHLPVETTIHWHGIRLPLEMDGVPYVSQLPVKPGEYFDYKFRVPDAGSYWYHPHVSSSEELGRGLVGPLIVEEREPTGFQHERTLSLKNWHVDEQGAWLPFSIPREAARNGTAGRLITINGQADSVTELPAGQVVRVRLLNLDNTWTYRINLKGNCEARVYALDGNPITPRPLKDDYWLGPGMRICLAIRIPEAGEEISLRDGFVRLGTLRSVASNDAPSDWPPALPPNPIAEPDLENAEKLNFNFEWAAKVAVTTDQDKPSSMWQINGQAWDITDKTCADRPIATLQKGKSYIFELKNMTQYQHPIHLHGMSFKVIASNRHDIKEPWFTDTYLLGKNERAQVALVADNPGTWMFHCHVIDHMETGLMAAITVV is encoded by the coding sequence ATGTCCTTCACCCGTCGACAAATGCTCAAGGGCCTGACCGGCCTGGTTGTGGTTGGCCTGGGCGCCGGTGGCGCGGCGCGTTACTGGCTGGGCAAGGTCGAAGACGACAATGCCGGGCATGATTACGAGCTGATCGCCGCGCCCCTTGACGTCGAGTTAGTACCGGGCTTCAAGACCCAAGCCTGGGCCTTCGGCCCGTCTGCACCGGGCACCGAACTGCGCGTGCGCCAGGGCACGTGGCTGCGGGTGCGCTTCATCAACCACCTGCCGGTCGAGACCACCATTCATTGGCACGGCATACGCCTGCCGTTGGAAATGGATGGCGTGCCGTATGTTTCACAGTTGCCGGTCAAGCCAGGTGAGTACTTCGACTACAAGTTCCGCGTGCCGGATGCCGGCAGCTACTGGTACCACCCGCATGTCAGCAGCTCCGAGGAGTTGGGGCGCGGCCTGGTCGGCCCGCTGATCGTCGAGGAGCGCGAGCCGACCGGCTTCCAGCATGAGCGCACGCTAAGCCTGAAAAACTGGCACGTGGACGAGCAGGGCGCCTGGCTGCCCTTCAGTATCCCGCGCGAGGCCGCGCGCAATGGCACGGCCGGGCGTTTGATCACCATCAATGGCCAGGCTGACTCGGTCACCGAGTTGCCGGCCGGCCAGGTGGTACGGGTACGCCTGCTGAACCTGGATAACACCTGGACTTACCGCATCAACCTCAAAGGCAACTGCGAGGCGCGGGTGTATGCGCTGGATGGTAATCCGATCACGCCGCGGCCACTGAAGGACGACTACTGGCTCGGCCCCGGCATGCGTATCTGCCTGGCCATTCGAATACCCGAGGCCGGTGAGGAGATTTCCCTGCGTGACGGTTTCGTGCGCCTGGGCACCTTGCGTTCGGTGGCCAGCAACGACGCGCCCAGTGACTGGCCGCCGGCGCTGCCGCCCAACCCGATCGCCGAGCCGGACCTGGAGAATGCCGAAAAGCTTAACTTCAATTTCGAGTGGGCAGCCAAAGTTGCTGTCACCACGGACCAGGATAAACCGTCGAGCATGTGGCAAATCAACGGCCAGGCTTGGGATATCACTGACAAAACCTGCGCCGACCGGCCGATCGCCACGCTGCAGAAGGGCAAGAGCTACATCTTCGAGCTGAAAAACATGACCCAGTACCAGCACCCGATCCACCTGCACGGTATGAGCTTCAAGGTGATCGCCTCCAACCGCCACGATATCAAGGAGCCGTGGTTTACCGACACCTACCTGCTGGGTAAGAACGAGCGCGCCCAAGTGGCGCTGGTGGCGGATAACCCGGGGACTTGGATGTTCCATTGCCACGTCATCGACCACATGGAAACCGGCCTGATGGCCGCGATCACGGTGGTCTGA
- the tadA gene encoding tRNA adenosine(34) deaminase TadA, producing MRPQIIDRSRDQEFMRLALALAAEGAAMGEVPVGAVLVQHGQVIGQGFNRPIIDSDPSAHAEMVAIRAAAKSASNYRLPGSTLYVTLEPCSMCAGLIVHSRVMRVVYGALEPKAGIVQSQGQFFGQGFLNHRVMVEGGVLAEECGQILSDFFKARRAKG from the coding sequence ATGCGTCCGCAGATCATCGATCGCAGCCGCGATCAGGAATTCATGCGCCTGGCCCTGGCCTTGGCCGCCGAGGGCGCGGCCATGGGCGAGGTGCCGGTGGGCGCGGTGTTGGTGCAGCATGGGCAGGTGATCGGGCAAGGGTTCAACCGGCCGATCATCGACAGTGACCCGAGTGCGCATGCCGAGATGGTGGCAATCAGGGCGGCGGCGAAATCCGCCAGTAATTACCGGCTGCCTGGCAGCACCCTGTACGTGACCCTGGAACCGTGCAGCATGTGTGCGGGGCTGATCGTGCATTCGCGGGTGATGCGGGTGGTGTATGGCGCGCTGGAGCCCAAGGCGGGGATCGTGCAGAGCCAGGGGCAGTTCTTTGGCCAGGGCTTCCTCAATCACCGGGTGATGGTGGAGGGTGGGGTGCTGGCGGAGGAGTGCGGGCAGATTCTCAGCGACTTCTTCAAGGCGCGCCGGGCCAAGGGCTAA
- the mltF gene encoding membrane-bound lytic murein transglycosylase MltF — MFAHTALRQRCAKWLLATGLFLLLGACVEKPSTLERVKEDGVLRVITRNSPATYFQDRNGETGFEYELVQHFAEDLGVKLQIETADNLDELYGSLGKPSGPVLAAAGLVSSERRKAQVRYSHPYLEVTPQVIYRNGRPRPTNAKSLVGKKIMVLKGSSHADQLAELKKQYPGLDYEESDAVEVVDLLRMVDEGQIDLTLVDSNELAMNQVYFPNVRVAFDLGDTRDQRWAVAAGEDNSLLNEINEFLDKAQKNGTLQRLKDRYYGHVDVLGYVGAYTFAQHLQQRLPKYEKHFKSYAKVEQVDWRLLAAIGYQESMWQPEVTSKTGVRGLMMLTQRTAQAMGVSNRLDPKQSIQGGAKYFMKIKEELDDSIQEPDRTWFALAAYNVGSGHLEDARTLAKREKLNPNKWLDVKKMLPRLAQKQWYRQTKYGYARGGEPVHFVANIRRYYDILTWVTQPQLEGQVAEGNLHVPGVNKDKPAEQSPPM, encoded by the coding sequence ATGTTCGCCCACACTGCTTTGCGCCAGCGTTGCGCCAAATGGCTCCTCGCAACCGGACTCTTTCTGCTGCTCGGTGCCTGCGTTGAAAAACCCAGCACCCTCGAGCGCGTGAAGGAGGATGGGGTGCTGCGCGTAATCACCCGCAACAGCCCGGCCACCTACTTCCAGGACCGCAACGGCGAAACCGGCTTCGAATACGAGTTGGTCCAGCATTTCGCCGAAGATCTCGGCGTTAAGCTGCAAATCGAGACTGCCGACAACCTCGACGAACTGTACGGCTCCCTCGGCAAGCCGTCCGGCCCGGTGCTGGCGGCGGCCGGCTTGGTCAGCAGCGAGCGGCGCAAGGCCCAGGTGAGGTACTCCCACCCTTACCTGGAAGTGACCCCACAAGTCATCTACCGCAACGGCCGCCCGCGCCCCACCAACGCCAAGAGCTTGGTCGGCAAGAAAATCATGGTGCTCAAGGGCAGCAGCCACGCCGACCAGTTGGCCGAACTGAAAAAACAGTACCCTGGCCTGGATTACGAAGAGTCGGACGCCGTCGAGGTGGTCGACCTGTTGCGCATGGTCGACGAAGGCCAGATCGACCTGACCCTTGTCGATTCCAACGAACTGGCAATGAACCAGGTGTACTTCCCCAACGTGCGGGTCGCCTTCGACCTGGGCGACACCCGCGACCAGCGCTGGGCGGTGGCGGCAGGCGAAGACAACAGCCTGCTCAACGAGATCAACGAGTTCCTCGACAAGGCGCAGAAGAACGGCACCTTGCAACGCCTGAAGGACCGTTACTACGGCCATGTAGACGTACTGGGCTATGTCGGCGCCTATACCTTCGCCCAGCACCTGCAGCAGCGCCTGCCCAAGTACGAGAAACACTTCAAGAGCTACGCCAAGGTCGAGCAGGTGGACTGGCGCCTGCTGGCGGCCATCGGTTACCAGGAATCGATGTGGCAGCCGGAGGTCACCTCCAAGACGGGCGTACGCGGCCTGATGATGCTGACCCAGCGCACCGCCCAGGCCATGGGCGTGTCCAACCGCCTGGACCCGAAGCAGAGCATCCAGGGCGGCGCCAAGTACTTCATGAAGATCAAGGAAGAGCTCGACGACAGCATCCAGGAACCAGACCGCACCTGGTTCGCCCTGGCCGCCTACAACGTCGGCAGCGGCCACCTGGAAGACGCACGCACCCTGGCCAAGCGCGAGAAGCTCAACCCCAACAAGTGGCTGGACGTGAAAAAGATGCTGCCGCGCCTGGCGCAGAAGCAGTGGTATCGGCAGACCAAGTACGGCTACGCCCGTGGCGGCGAGCCGGTGCACTTCGTGGCCAACATTCGCCGTTACTACGACATCCTCACCTGGGTGACCCAGCCACAGCTCGAAGGCCAGGTAGCCGAGGGCAACCTGCATGTGCCTGGGGTGAACAAGGACAAGCCGGCGGAACAGTCGCCGCCGATGTAA